The DNA window TGTTCGAGGGTGGGTTCTCGGATGAGGGTGAGAATGGTGCAGCCGAACGCAACGGCACCGCAAGCGAAGAACGCCAGGAAAACGGCGGTGGCCGCAGGTGGCGAGGACGCAGGCGTCGGCGTGGTGGCCGCGATCGTGGATTCCCGGAGTCGAAGTTCGCTCCTGCTGAGGAGGAATCCAAAGAGCAGGAAGTGGAAGCGGCAGAGGAGCCGGTTGCAGAGGTGGCGCGGCCGGAAGAAGGCTCCGAGCAGCCGGCCTATAAGCCGATCATTCTGCCCGGTGAGTCGATTGCAAAGTTTAATCGCAAGCCCGACCAGCAGACCGAGTCGGCAGCTTCGACCGAGGGTACACAGCAGGAACCGGAAGAAGAACGCCCGAGCGAGCGCTCCGCTGACCGACGCTCGCGCTTTTCGCGTGATCGGGACCGTAGACCGCGAGGATTTGCTCCGCGTGGCCGAGGGTTCGAGCGCGATCGGACCGAAGAGGAACCCGATCGTCCGTACGCTCCGATCATGCTTCCGGGAGAAAGCATTTCGAAGTACCGGAACCTTCAACATCAGGAAGCCGAAGCCCCCGCTGAGTCGGGCGAGAGTTCGGAAACTGTGCAGGAGGAGATGCCGCACGAGTATCACGACGCTGTTGTCGGGTCTGCGGAGTTCGAGGATGTGCATCGTGAGGCAGCAGCCCACGACGAAGAAATTGAAGAAACTCCCAAGGATTCCATGATCGCCCCGGTTGTTGAGGAAGAGGAAGTTGAAGCGACGCATGTGAATCCCGCAACAGTGGAATCGGCTGAGGAAGAGGCGGCTCCGAATAAGGAACAGGAAGATCGCTTCGAACAGATGAACGTCGCTTCCGTTTTCGGAGGAGCTGCCACCGAAACAGAAGAAGACTCTGGTGTTCAGGGAGAGCACGACGAGGAAGAGGCGCAAGAGATTTCAGCCGCAGCCTCTCCAGTCGAACAAGCGCCGGAAACCGACGAAGAAGACACCGCTGCGAAGCCAAGTTATCGGGAAGCTCCCGAAGGCGCGTTCGAAGAAGAAGAGTTCGATGCGGACGAAGAAGACGACCTGCCGCATCCGACGGAAGCCTTTTACGAGCCCGAGGATTACGAGGAGCTGGAAGAAGAAACTCTGGAACCGATGGAGCAGGCAGCCAAGGAATTAGTTGAAGCCATGGCTGAGACTGGCGCCATTCACGAGATCAGCGGCGGATACCAAGGTGAAGAAACAAACGGCGAAAATGAGGACGAAGAACTCGACGAGATCGAAAACGCCGCTTACGCCGAAATTGGCGAGCCTGAGAACGCGCACGCCGAACTGCGTGGACCTTCCGGAACGGCAGGATTCCAGCAGCGCCCGGCGCGTCCGGAGTTTGATCGTCGTGGTGGCCGGGGGCGGCGTGGACGCCGTATGGGACGCGGGGCACCGCGCCGTGAGCAGTCACGTCCCCAGGTCCTGATTTCGGAAGTTCTGAAGGAAGGGCAGGAAGTCCTGATCCAGATCGCGAAAGAGCCGATCGGGAAGAAGGGTGCCCGTATCACGAGTCACATTGCGCTGCCGGGCCGATTCCTGGTGTACATGCCGACGGTGAACCACGTTGGCGTGTCGCGGAAAATCAATTCCGATGAAGAGCGCATGCGCTTGAAGCGGATCGTCATCAGCGAACGCGAGAACGGACACGGCGGCTTCATCGTAAGGACGGCGGCTGCCGGAATCAGCGAAGAAGATCTACGAAACG is part of the Terriglobales bacterium genome and encodes:
- a CDS encoding Rne/Rng family ribonuclease; the protein is MSKELFVSSTPHQTKVALVENDLISEVYFERENEYTLAGSIYKGRVTRVLPGMQSAFVDIGLERDAFLYVSDFFEMEDDDEAIEPIPTAPIAKPFELKPSEPQQRGDSFDTSSVFEGGFSDEGENGAAERNGTASEERQENGGGRRWRGRRRRRGGRDRGFPESKFAPAEEESKEQEVEAAEEPVAEVARPEEGSEQPAYKPIILPGESIAKFNRKPDQQTESAASTEGTQQEPEEERPSERSADRRSRFSRDRDRRPRGFAPRGRGFERDRTEEEPDRPYAPIMLPGESISKYRNLQHQEAEAPAESGESSETVQEEMPHEYHDAVVGSAEFEDVHREAAAHDEEIEETPKDSMIAPVVEEEEVEATHVNPATVESAEEEAAPNKEQEDRFEQMNVASVFGGAATETEEDSGVQGEHDEEEAQEISAAASPVEQAPETDEEDTAAKPSYREAPEGAFEEEEFDADEEDDLPHPTEAFYEPEDYEELEEETLEPMEQAAKELVEAMAETGAIHEISGGYQGEETNGENEDEELDEIENAAYAEIGEPENAHAELRGPSGTAGFQQRPARPEFDRRGGRGRRGRRMGRGAPRREQSRPQVLISEVLKEGQEVLIQIAKEPIGKKGARITSHIALPGRFLVYMPTVNHVGVSRKINSDEERMRLKRIVISERENGHGGFIVRTAAAGISEEDLRNDIRFLKSLWHDIRTRADNSKSPSLIYHDLNLVERTMRDLVTEDFTAIWADTEQEYERINRFVARFQPSLVRRVKLYTKDTPLFEQFGLDAEINKALKSKVWLKSGGYIVINQTEALVAIDINTGKYVGKTSRLEDTIFKTNVDAIKEIVRQIRLRDLGGIIVIDFIDMDERKNRQKVMQALEEEMKTDRAPSKVLQFNDFGLVAITRKRVKQSLERTLGTPCPYCTGNGYVKSPSTVCNEIYVEMRKMAKQFESDILLRVNPEVAKALKANNGRWLMEMEELTGQNILVKSDATLHQEQFDM